The window CCGTTGCCAGGTGTTGCCTCGTCCCGGCTCATCAAGGACGGATGTTCGTGCGCTCCCCACTCGTGGAGGCAGAGCAAAACAGTTCCGTCCGAATCGAGGATCTGACTGAAATAGGGATGGTCCGGTCGTTTCTCGGGCTGGCCGAAGAGCGACTGGTACCATTTGAAGCTACTCGGCACATCGCTTACGCCGATGATCGTCCAGGTGCGCTTCATGACGTCTTCTCCCGTCGGCCTGACGGTCGCGCTCAGCGGCGCGGCGGAGTCCTACAAGGCAAGGCGCATCTCGT of the Candidatus Dormiibacterota bacterium genome contains:
- a CDS encoding VOC family protein — its product is MKRTWTIIGVSDVPSSFKWYQSLFGQPEKRPDHPYFSQILDSDGTVLLCLHEWGAHEHPSLMSRDEATPGNGLLLFFRVDDFDMSLKRARALVGRLEEEPHANPNTRTKEFSLRDPDGYYVTISELSSFESRGHAVPA